A single genomic interval of Acidovorax sp. 1608163 harbors:
- a CDS encoding methyl-accepting chemotaxis protein: MSVVNQFGKLFNRKPAPQDAEPGADGNNDLLSAGTSDGGTSRDPYQVDAMNSVQGEGDSYSPEADAADALGAEAEQIVLPVLGSATAAAHQRRLLALLAVGVVTLGVIAAWVLRQADQSAQQLAATGQSLMQSQRLAKSVSQALVGSPQAFPDVVESSGVLARNIRALTGGDGELGVPALGEPYKPELDAVNPMMERAERNAGVVMGQQKILTQVGDALRTINRQSSDLLEIAETVSSLKLQQNAPASEISAAGQLVMLTQRIGKSANEFQTMEGVSPEAVFLLGKDLNSFKEIAQGMLDGSPELRLAATKDAQTREQLDGLVKLYEQTRTQASAILGNLQGLVSAREAQSAIIADSEPLRRQLETLQSKLSAQTGVGAGQLAALVLASAFLLVCGFLLSRVQLLDSRNRQRTAEVQQKDAKRQEQEAKRVNDANQAAILRLMNELQSVAEGDLTQEATVTEDITGAIADSVNYTVEELRQLVGSVQNTATRVAQTTAQVDSTSTELLAASTEQLREIRETGRSVLDMATRINEVSTQAQESATVARQSLQAADSGLQAVQNAIGGMNSIRDQIQDTSKRIKRLGESSQEIGEITELISDITEQTNVLALNAAIQAASAGEAGRGFSVVAEEVQRLAERSADATRQISALVKAIQTDTQDAVAAMERSTQGVVEGARLSDSAGTALSEIDRVSRRLAELIELISSSTSREAVLANEVADNIQHIFAVTEQTGEGTRTTAQQVRELSHMAEELRQSVARFKIA, translated from the coding sequence ATGTCCGTCGTCAATCAATTTGGAAAACTGTTCAATCGCAAGCCTGCACCGCAAGATGCAGAGCCGGGTGCTGACGGCAACAACGATTTGCTGTCTGCTGGCACCTCCGATGGGGGCACGTCGCGCGACCCCTATCAGGTGGATGCCATGAACAGTGTTCAAGGCGAGGGTGACTCTTACTCTCCTGAGGCCGATGCGGCCGACGCCCTCGGCGCTGAAGCAGAACAGATTGTTTTGCCTGTGCTGGGCAGTGCGACAGCGGCTGCGCACCAGCGACGTTTGCTGGCATTGCTGGCCGTGGGTGTGGTGACCCTTGGTGTGATTGCCGCATGGGTGCTGCGCCAAGCCGACCAGTCTGCGCAGCAACTGGCTGCGACCGGGCAGTCCTTGATGCAGTCGCAGCGTTTGGCCAAATCGGTTTCGCAGGCGCTGGTGGGTAGCCCCCAGGCGTTTCCGGACGTGGTGGAAAGCTCGGGCGTGTTGGCTCGTAACATCCGCGCTTTGACCGGTGGTGATGGCGAGTTGGGCGTGCCTGCGCTGGGCGAGCCCTACAAGCCGGAACTGGATGCTGTAAACCCCATGATGGAGCGCGCTGAGCGCAACGCTGGCGTGGTGATGGGCCAGCAAAAGATCCTGACCCAGGTGGGTGACGCTCTGCGCACCATCAACCGCCAGTCGTCCGACCTGCTGGAAATCGCTGAAACAGTGTCTTCCCTGAAGCTGCAGCAAAACGCTCCAGCCTCTGAAATCTCTGCAGCGGGCCAGCTGGTGATGTTGACCCAGCGTATCGGTAAGTCTGCCAACGAATTTCAGACCATGGAAGGCGTGAGCCCTGAGGCCGTGTTCTTGCTGGGCAAGGACTTGAACTCGTTCAAGGAAATCGCACAAGGCATGTTGGACGGTAGCCCTGAACTGCGTTTGGCTGCCACCAAGGACGCTCAGACCCGCGAGCAATTGGACGGGCTGGTGAAACTGTACGAACAGACGCGCACACAAGCCAGCGCGATTCTGGGCAACCTGCAAGGTCTGGTGTCTGCGCGTGAAGCCCAGTCTGCCATCATTGCAGACAGCGAACCACTGCGTCGCCAACTGGAAACGCTGCAAAGCAAGCTGTCTGCCCAAACTGGTGTGGGCGCCGGCCAATTGGCTGCCCTGGTGCTGGCCAGCGCGTTCTTGCTGGTTTGCGGTTTCTTGCTCTCGCGTGTTCAGCTGCTGGACAGCCGTAATCGCCAACGCACTGCGGAAGTTCAACAAAAGGACGCCAAGCGCCAAGAACAGGAAGCCAAGCGCGTCAATGACGCCAACCAGGCCGCCATTTTGCGTTTGATGAACGAACTGCAATCCGTGGCTGAAGGTGACTTGACCCAGGAAGCCACGGTGACGGAAGACATCACTGGCGCTATTGCCGACTCGGTGAACTACACGGTGGAAGAGTTGCGTCAGCTGGTGGGCAGCGTGCAGAACACGGCGACCCGAGTGGCCCAAACAACGGCCCAGGTGGACAGCACTTCGACCGAACTGCTGGCGGCTTCGACCGAGCAGCTGCGCGAAATTCGTGAAACCGGCCGCTCGGTTCTGGACATGGCGACCCGTATTAACGAAGTGTCTACCCAAGCCCAAGAGTCTGCTACGGTGGCCCGCCAATCGCTGCAAGCCGCTGACTCCGGTCTGCAGGCCGTGCAAAACGCCATCGGTGGTATGAACTCCATCCGTGACCAGATCCAGGACACTTCCAAGCGCATTAAGCGCCTGGGTGAGTCCTCGCAAGAGATTGGTGAAATCACGGAGCTGATTTCTGACATTACCGAACAGACCAACGTGCTGGCGCTGAACGCCGCTATTCAGGCCGCATCTGCCGGTGAAGCCGGTCGCGGCTTCTCTGTGGTGGCGGAAGAAGTGCAGCGTCTGGCGGAACGTTCCGCAGATGCGACACGCCAGATTTCTGCGCTGGTGAAGGCCATTCAGACCGATACCCAAGACGCTGTGGCCGCTATGGAGCGTTCCACGCAGGGTGTGGTGGAAGGTGCGCGTCTCTCTGACTCTGCTGGTACTGCGCTGTCTGAAATTGACCGCGTGTCGCGCCGTCTGGCTGAACTGATTGAGCTGATCTCGTCTTCGACATCCCGTGAAGCCGTTTTGGCCAACGAAGTGGCCGACAACATCCAGCACATTTTTGCGGTGACCGAGCAAACGGGTGAAGGTACCCGCACCACGGCACAACAGGTTCGTGAGCTCTCGCACATGGCCGAAGAACTGCGCCAATCGGTGGCACGTTTCAAGATCGCCTGA
- a CDS encoding chemotaxis protein CheW, producing the protein MANREALRELQVRLAGRLQAARVEGLSVSSWLAVESAGQSYLLPLAQSGEIFPWVAVQPVPYTQAWFLGVANLRGGLVGVVDLAGLLGSSVQRTEQMLSESSLLAFNAVLDVNAALLVDRLAGLRGTDAFVSSEAPPEDAPAFFGTVYVDAGGVRWQELNLQILSQHPAFLSISA; encoded by the coding sequence ATGGCCAATCGCGAAGCCCTCCGGGAGCTCCAGGTACGTCTTGCCGGCCGTTTGCAGGCCGCGAGGGTTGAGGGCTTGTCCGTGTCATCCTGGCTGGCAGTCGAATCTGCTGGCCAGTCTTATTTGTTGCCTCTGGCGCAGTCGGGCGAAATTTTCCCCTGGGTTGCTGTGCAGCCTGTGCCCTACACCCAGGCGTGGTTCCTGGGAGTTGCCAATTTGCGCGGTGGCTTGGTGGGGGTGGTCGATCTGGCTGGCCTGCTGGGCTCGTCCGTGCAGCGGACCGAGCAAATGCTGTCGGAGTCCAGTCTGCTGGCGTTCAACGCCGTATTGGATGTCAATGCGGCGCTGCTGGTGGACCGCCTGGCTGGCTTGCGCGGCACGGATGCCTTTGTTTCGTCCGAGGCCCCTCCTGAAGATGCTCCTGCCTTTTTCGGCACTGTCTATGTCGACGCGGGTGGCGTTCGCTGGCAAGAGCTGAATCTCCAAATCCTGTCCCAACATCCCGCATTCCTAAGCATCAGTGCTTGA
- a CDS encoding PleD family two-component system response regulator → MPIQKVLVVDDSKTELMFLTDLLQKKGMQVRTAENAEEAFRRLAEEKPDLILMDVVMPGQNGFQLTRAISRDPLYADVPIIMCTSKNQETDRVWGMRQGARGYITKPVDPAELQSKIDALN, encoded by the coding sequence ATGCCCATCCAGAAAGTGCTGGTCGTCGACGACTCGAAGACCGAGTTGATGTTTTTGACAGACCTGCTGCAGAAAAAAGGCATGCAAGTGCGCACGGCAGAAAACGCCGAAGAAGCTTTCCGTCGTCTGGCTGAAGAGAAGCCAGACCTGATCTTGATGGACGTTGTCATGCCTGGCCAAAACGGCTTTCAACTGACCCGTGCCATCAGCCGCGACCCGCTGTATGCCGATGTGCCCATCATCATGTGTACCAGCAAAAACCAGGAAACAGACCGCGTCTGGGGGATGCGCCAAGGTGCCCGTGGCTACATCACCAAGCCGGTGGACCCGGCTGAGCTGCAGTCCAAAATTGACGCACTGAACTGA
- a CDS encoding PleD family two-component system response regulator gives MTTTGASFKVLVVDDSNTIRRSAEIFLKQGGHEVLLADDGFDALAKVNDYQPQLIFCDILMPKLDGYQTCAIIKRNARFADTPVVMLSSKDGVFDKARGRMVGCQEYLTKPFTKDQLLQAVQQFGNSQLGAM, from the coding sequence TTGACTACAACAGGCGCATCTTTCAAGGTGCTCGTGGTGGATGACAGCAACACCATCCGTCGAAGCGCCGAGATTTTTCTCAAGCAGGGGGGGCACGAAGTCTTGTTGGCTGACGACGGCTTCGATGCCTTGGCCAAGGTGAACGACTATCAGCCTCAGCTGATTTTCTGTGACATCCTCATGCCGAAGTTAGACGGGTATCAAACCTGCGCGATCATCAAGCGCAACGCCCGTTTTGCAGATACCCCGGTGGTGATGCTTTCTTCCAAAGACGGTGTGTTCGACAAGGCCCGTGGCCGCATGGTCGGCTGCCAGGAATACCTCACCAAACCCTTTACCAAAGACCAGTTGCTGCAGGCTGTGCAGCAATTTGGCAATTCCCAACTAGGAGCGATGTAA
- a CDS encoding rubredoxin: MIDSKTWMCLICGWIYDEAAGSPEHGIAPNTPWDQVPMNWTCPECGARKEDFEMVQI, encoded by the coding sequence GTGATCGACTCTAAGACGTGGATGTGTTTGATCTGTGGTTGGATCTATGACGAGGCGGCTGGTTCGCCCGAACATGGCATCGCACCCAACACGCCTTGGGACCAGGTCCCCATGAACTGGACTTGTCCAGAATGCGGAGCCCGCAAAGAAGATTTTGAGATGGTGCAGATTTGA
- a CDS encoding bifunctional hydroxymethylpyrimidine kinase/phosphomethylpyrimidine kinase, translated as MTTHTPLPPAPDDLDSDASDESSPACILVFNASDPSGAGGLTGDIATISSVGGHAIAVVTGAYARDTAQIFEHFCLDDEAVAEQARAVLEDMPVQAIKVGFVGSPENISAIAEITTDYDEVPVIAYMPNLSWWREELIDEYLDAFRELLLPQTSVLVGNHSTLWRWLLPDWSSDRSPTARDIARAASEMGVPYTLVTGIPLPEQFVENVLASPQTILGSGKFELFDATFSGAGDTLSAALTALVGSGNDLGEATSEALNYLDRCLDAGFRPGMGHIIPDRMFWAQPDDDESEDSEADSLDETQAIEGFVMPPHDTKH; from the coding sequence ATGACAACTCACACCCCCCTCCCCCCCGCGCCCGATGACCTGGACAGCGATGCATCGGATGAATCCAGCCCGGCGTGCATTTTGGTCTTCAATGCCAGCGACCCCAGCGGCGCAGGCGGTCTGACGGGCGACATTGCCACCATTTCTTCCGTGGGCGGTCACGCCATCGCCGTGGTCACGGGCGCTTACGCACGTGACACCGCGCAGATCTTCGAGCACTTCTGCCTGGACGACGAGGCCGTGGCCGAGCAGGCCCGTGCCGTGCTGGAGGACATGCCCGTGCAGGCCATCAAGGTCGGCTTTGTGGGCAGCCCCGAGAACATCAGCGCCATTGCCGAGATCACCACCGACTACGACGAGGTGCCCGTCATTGCCTACATGCCAAACCTGTCCTGGTGGCGCGAAGAGCTGATTGACGAGTACCTGGACGCCTTTCGCGAGCTGCTGCTGCCGCAGACTTCAGTGTTGGTTGGAAACCACAGCACGCTGTGGCGCTGGCTACTGCCCGACTGGAGCAGCGACCGCAGCCCCACCGCCCGCGACATTGCCCGTGCGGCCTCCGAGATGGGCGTGCCCTACACCTTGGTCACCGGCATTCCGCTGCCCGAGCAGTTTGTCGAAAACGTGCTCGCCTCGCCCCAAACCATCCTGGGCAGCGGCAAGTTCGAGCTGTTTGACGCCACCTTCTCCGGCGCGGGTGACACCCTGTCGGCCGCACTCACGGCCCTGGTGGGCAGCGGCAACGACCTGGGCGAGGCCACCAGCGAAGCCCTGAACTACCTGGACCGCTGCCTGGACGCAGGCTTTCGTCCCGGCATGGGCCACATCATTCCCGACCGCATGTTCTGGGCCCAGCCCGATGACGACGAGTCAGAAGACAGCGAAGCAGATTCCCTTGACGAAACACAGGCCATCGAAGGCTTTGTAATGCCCCCCCATGACACCAAGCACTGA
- the hemL gene encoding glutamate-1-semialdehyde 2,1-aminomutase, whose amino-acid sequence MTPSTDLNIPLFERAKALIPGGVNSPVRAFKAVGGTPRFVKRAQGAYFWDANDQRFIDYIGSWGPMILGHGHPAVLEAVQKAALEGFSFGAPTEREVELAEEILSLVPSMEMIRLVSSGTEAGMSAIRLARGATGRSKFIKFEGCYHGHADSLLVKAGSGLATFGNATSAGVPPEVVQHTLVLEYNNVAQLEEAFALHGKELACVMIEPIAGNMNFVRASVPFMKRCRELCTEYGALLVLDEVMTGFRVALGSAQSVYAKSIPGFKPDITVLGKVIGGGMPLAAFGGPRAIMEHLAPLGGVYQAGTLSGNPVATACGLTTLREIKKPGFFDALSASTRSLVDGLAQAAKEEGVPFSADCEGGMFGFFLLPELPQNYPAVLKTDSARFNQLFHGLLDRGVYIAPALYEAGFVSGAHTADDIAATVAAAREVFKTL is encoded by the coding sequence ATGACACCAAGCACTGATCTCAATATTCCCCTGTTTGAACGCGCCAAGGCGCTGATCCCCGGCGGCGTGAACTCTCCCGTGCGGGCCTTCAAGGCCGTGGGCGGCACGCCCCGCTTCGTCAAGCGCGCGCAAGGCGCCTACTTCTGGGATGCCAACGACCAGCGCTTCATTGACTACATCGGCTCCTGGGGCCCCATGATCCTGGGCCACGGCCACCCTGCGGTGCTCGAAGCCGTGCAAAAGGCGGCGCTCGAAGGCTTCAGCTTCGGTGCCCCCACCGAGCGCGAGGTGGAACTGGCCGAAGAAATCCTGAGCCTGGTGCCATCGATGGAGATGATCCGCCTGGTCAGCTCGGGCACCGAAGCGGGCATGAGCGCCATTCGCCTGGCCCGTGGCGCCACCGGCCGCAGCAAGTTCATCAAGTTCGAGGGCTGCTACCACGGCCATGCCGACTCGCTGCTGGTCAAGGCCGGCTCGGGCCTGGCCACGTTTGGCAATGCCACTAGCGCGGGCGTGCCGCCCGAAGTGGTGCAGCACACCCTGGTGCTGGAATACAACAATGTCGCCCAGCTCGAAGAAGCCTTTGCCCTGCACGGCAAGGAACTGGCCTGCGTGATGATCGAGCCTATCGCGGGCAACATGAACTTTGTGCGCGCCAGTGTGCCCTTCATGAAGCGTTGCCGCGAGCTGTGCACCGAATACGGCGCGCTGCTGGTGCTCGATGAAGTTATGACGGGTTTCCGCGTAGCCCTGGGCAGCGCGCAAAGCGTGTACGCCAAGAGCATCCCCGGCTTCAAGCCCGACATCACCGTGCTGGGCAAGGTGATTGGCGGCGGCATGCCGCTGGCGGCCTTCGGCGGCCCGCGCGCCATCATGGAACACCTGGCCCCGCTGGGCGGCGTGTACCAGGCAGGCACCTTGTCGGGCAACCCGGTGGCCACCGCCTGCGGGCTGACCACGCTGCGCGAGATCAAGAAGCCCGGCTTCTTCGATGCGCTGTCGGCCTCCACCCGCTCGCTGGTCGATGGTCTTGCGCAAGCTGCCAAGGAAGAAGGCGTGCCCTTCAGCGCTGACTGCGAAGGCGGCATGTTCGGCTTCTTCCTGCTGCCCGAGCTGCCCCAGAACTACCCCGCCGTGCTCAAGACCGACAGCGCCCGGTTCAACCAGCTGTTCCACGGCCTGCTCGATCGCGGCGTGTACATCGCCCCTGCGCTGTACGAAGCTGGCTTTGTCAGCGGCGCCCACACGGCCGACGACATTGCCGCCACCGTGGCCGCTGCGCGCGAAGTGTTCAAAACACTATAA
- a CDS encoding alkaline phosphatase: MTDKLLSSPHPIRDAAEAHPSRRHFVRQMGLAAAALGTLPLTACGGSDDVPAVQFAHGIASGDPLADRVMLWTRVTPPAGHTSDIPVDWEVATDSAFTTLVAQGQATALASKDFTVKVDATGLKAATAYHFRFKAYAATSTTGRTRTLPTGNVAQVKLAVFSCANYPAGYFNVYADAAKRNDLDATVHLGDYIYEYGQGGYASANAGAMGRLSAPANEILSLADYRQRHAQYKTDADLQALHAAAPMIAVWDDHEVANDTWRDGAENHQSATEGSFSARKAAAMQAYHEWMPTRNAQPELIYRSFAFGNLVALHMLDTRVIARDEQLSYSKFFTASGFDAAGFTAAVGSATRQLMGTTQTQWLQQQMAASTATWQVLGQQVLMGRMNIPAPILMETLQPGAGVSVSQYAALVARAQSNPSSLTPAEQAILAQPSIPYNLDAWDGYQAARETVLATSRSLGKNLVVLAGDTHNAWANELLDMNGKAVGVEFATSSVTSPGFEEYLPNEKPATLAGALEQLIGPLQYCDTSRRGYMVVTATASECRADWVYVSTITSRSYTASTDKSLKVVAGAAGVGRIVAA; encoded by the coding sequence ATGACCGACAAACTCCTCTCCTCCCCCCACCCCATCCGCGACGCCGCTGAAGCCCACCCCAGCCGCCGCCACTTTGTGCGCCAGATGGGCCTGGCCGCCGCCGCCCTGGGCACCCTGCCCCTGACCGCCTGCGGCGGCAGCGACGATGTGCCCGCCGTGCAGTTTGCCCACGGCATTGCCAGTGGCGACCCGCTGGCCGACCGCGTGATGCTGTGGACGCGGGTGACGCCACCCGCAGGCCACACCAGCGACATCCCCGTCGATTGGGAAGTCGCCACCGACAGCGCCTTCACCACCCTCGTGGCGCAGGGGCAGGCCACCGCGCTCGCCAGCAAGGACTTCACCGTCAAGGTGGATGCCACCGGCTTGAAGGCCGCCACCGCGTACCACTTCCGCTTCAAGGCCTATGCGGCCACATCCACCACGGGGCGCACCCGCACCCTGCCCACGGGCAACGTGGCACAGGTCAAGCTGGCGGTGTTCTCGTGCGCCAACTACCCGGCGGGCTACTTCAACGTGTACGCCGACGCCGCCAAGCGCAACGACCTGGACGCCACCGTGCACCTGGGCGACTACATCTACGAATACGGCCAGGGCGGCTACGCATCGGCCAACGCGGGCGCCATGGGCCGCCTGTCCGCCCCTGCCAACGAGATCCTGAGCCTGGCCGACTACCGCCAGCGCCACGCCCAGTACAAGACCGATGCCGACCTGCAGGCCCTGCACGCCGCCGCCCCCATGATTGCCGTGTGGGACGATCACGAAGTCGCCAACGACACCTGGCGCGACGGCGCAGAGAACCACCAAAGCGCCACCGAAGGCAGCTTCAGCGCCCGCAAGGCCGCCGCCATGCAGGCCTACCACGAGTGGATGCCCACCCGCAACGCACAGCCTGAGCTGATCTACCGCAGCTTTGCCTTTGGCAACCTGGTGGCCCTGCACATGCTCGACACGCGCGTGATCGCCCGCGACGAGCAACTGAGCTACAGCAAGTTCTTCACCGCCAGCGGCTTTGACGCGGCAGGCTTTACGGCGGCAGTGGGCAGCGCCACCCGCCAGCTGATGGGCACCACCCAAACGCAATGGCTGCAGCAGCAAATGGCCGCATCCACCGCCACCTGGCAGGTGCTGGGCCAGCAGGTGCTGATGGGGCGCATGAACATCCCTGCGCCCATCCTCATGGAGACCCTGCAGCCCGGCGCAGGCGTCAGCGTCAGCCAGTACGCGGCCCTGGTGGCCCGTGCGCAAAGCAACCCCAGCAGCCTCACGCCCGCAGAGCAGGCCATCCTGGCGCAGCCCTCCATCCCCTACAACCTGGACGCCTGGGACGGCTACCAGGCCGCACGCGAGACCGTGCTGGCCACCTCGCGCAGCCTGGGCAAAAACCTGGTGGTGCTGGCGGGCGACACGCACAACGCCTGGGCCAACGAGTTGCTTGACATGAACGGCAAGGCCGTGGGCGTGGAGTTCGCCACATCGTCCGTCACCTCGCCCGGGTTTGAGGAATACCTGCCCAATGAAAAACCCGCCACGCTGGCAGGCGCGCTGGAGCAGCTGATTGGCCCGCTGCAATACTGCGACACCTCACGCCGAGGCTACATGGTGGTCACCGCCACGGCCAGCGAATGCCGGGCCGACTGGGTGTACGTGAGCACCATCACCAGCCGCAGCTACACCGCCAGCACAGACAAGTCCCTCAAGGTGGTGGCAGGCGCAGCAGGCGTGGGCCGCATCGTCGCAGCCTGA
- a CDS encoding IclR family transcriptional regulator C-terminal domain-containing protein — protein MPTFPIAKSDLIEGMAKGMAVLESFDTERQRLNATLAAQRTGLTRAAARRHLLTLAHLGYLETDGSYFWLAPKVLRFSGSYLASARLPRVLQPTLNRLAAQTQQSFSAVVLDGDEVVIVARSGVYGAPSRTMAYGLHLGARLPAHPTSTGRVLLAALPVAEFTQWLKGCTLQRLTPHTLTQVGALRKVVAQARRDDFCLAVEEHELGVHALAVPLRNLQGQTVAALNVVASPQQMQAQTLQRDMLPLLQEAARELRGLL, from the coding sequence ATGCCCACTTTTCCTATCGCCAAGTCCGACCTCATCGAAGGCATGGCCAAAGGCATGGCGGTGCTGGAGAGCTTTGACACCGAGCGCCAGCGGCTCAACGCCACGCTGGCCGCGCAGCGCACGGGCCTGACGCGGGCGGCGGCGCGCAGGCACTTGCTTACGCTGGCGCACCTGGGCTATCTGGAAACGGACGGCAGCTACTTTTGGCTGGCGCCCAAGGTGCTGCGGTTCTCGGGCAGCTACCTGGCGTCGGCCCGGCTACCGCGCGTGCTGCAGCCCACGCTGAACCGGCTGGCGGCGCAGACGCAGCAGTCGTTCTCTGCCGTGGTGCTGGATGGAGATGAGGTGGTGATCGTGGCACGCAGCGGGGTGTATGGCGCGCCATCGCGCACCATGGCCTATGGCCTGCATCTGGGGGCGCGGTTGCCTGCGCACCCCACATCGACTGGGCGGGTGCTGCTGGCCGCGCTGCCGGTGGCAGAGTTCACGCAGTGGCTCAAGGGCTGCACGCTGCAGCGGCTCACGCCCCACACCCTCACGCAAGTGGGCGCCCTGCGCAAGGTGGTGGCCCAGGCGCGGCGCGACGATTTTTGTCTGGCAGTGGAAGAGCACGAGCTGGGCGTGCACGCCCTGGCCGTGCCGCTGCGCAACCTGCAGGGGCAGACGGTGGCGGCGCTCAATGTGGTGGCATCACCCCAGCAAATGCAGGCGCAGACGCTGCAGCGCGACATGCTGCCGCTGCTGCAGGAGGCCGCGCGCGAGTTGCGGGGGTTGCTGTAA
- the pobA gene encoding 4-hydroxybenzoate 3-monooxygenase: MRTQVAIIGAGPAGLLLGQLLHKSGIDAIIIEQRSPAYVLSRIRAGVLEQVAMDLLDQAGVSARAHAEGLPHDGFELLFKGKRHRIDMHALTGGSRVMVYGQTEVTQDLMDARAAAGLTTVYEAANVKVHDFDGATPRVTYEKDGQTHTLTCDFIAGCDGFHGVCRASVPEGAIRTYERVYPFGWLGLLADVKPVAHELIYAHTDRGFALCSMRSNTRSRYYLQVPLTDKVENWSDDAFWAEMRNRLDPEAREHLTTGPSLEKSIAPLRSFVAEPMRFGSLFLAGDAAHIVPPTGAKGLNLAASDVGYLWNALADFYNDKSRAGIDTYSDRCLRRVWRAERFSWWFTSLMHHFPETGAFGQKMQEAELDYLVNSEAASRSLAENYVGLPMNFGA, encoded by the coding sequence ATGCGAACCCAAGTTGCCATCATCGGTGCAGGCCCTGCCGGCTTGCTGCTCGGCCAGCTGCTGCACAAGTCCGGCATCGACGCCATCATCATCGAGCAGCGCAGCCCCGCCTACGTGCTCAGCCGCATCCGCGCCGGGGTGCTGGAACAAGTGGCCATGGACCTGCTGGACCAGGCTGGCGTGAGCGCCCGCGCCCATGCCGAAGGCCTGCCGCACGACGGCTTTGAGCTGCTGTTCAAAGGCAAACGCCATCGCATTGACATGCATGCGTTGACCGGCGGCAGCCGCGTCATGGTCTACGGTCAGACCGAAGTGACGCAAGACCTGATGGACGCCCGCGCCGCCGCAGGCCTCACCACCGTGTACGAAGCCGCCAACGTAAAAGTGCACGACTTTGACGGTGCCACGCCCCGCGTGACGTACGAGAAAGACGGCCAGACGCACACCCTCACCTGCGACTTCATCGCAGGCTGCGACGGCTTTCACGGCGTATGCCGCGCCAGCGTGCCAGAAGGCGCCATCCGCACCTACGAGCGCGTCTACCCCTTTGGCTGGCTGGGCCTGCTGGCCGATGTGAAGCCCGTGGCACACGAGCTGATCTACGCCCACACCGACCGGGGCTTTGCGCTGTGCAGCATGCGCAGCAACACCCGCAGCCGCTACTACCTGCAAGTGCCGCTGACCGACAAGGTGGAAAACTGGAGCGACGACGCCTTCTGGGCCGAGATGCGCAACCGACTGGACCCCGAAGCCCGCGAGCACCTGACCACCGGCCCCTCGCTCGAAAAGAGCATCGCCCCCCTGCGCAGCTTTGTGGCCGAGCCCATGCGCTTTGGCAGCCTGTTCCTGGCGGGCGATGCCGCCCACATCGTGCCCCCCACAGGCGCCAAGGGCCTGAACCTGGCCGCCAGCGACGTGGGCTACCTGTGGAATGCGCTGGCCGATTTCTACAACGATAAATCCCGCGCAGGCATCGACACTTACTCCGACCGGTGCCTCCGCCGCGTGTGGCGCGCCGAACGCTTCTCGTGGTGGTTCACCTCGCTGATGCACCACTTCCCAGAAACCGGCGCGTTTGGCCAGAAGATGCAGGAAGCGGAGCTGGATTACCTGGTGAATTCGGAGGCTGCTTCGCGCTCGCTGGCGGAGAACTATGTGGGGTTGCCGATGAATTTTGGTGCTTGA
- a CDS encoding c-type cytochrome → MQPDDDTPPPRPRWLGWALIAFGLLITLGMLNLGVRMVLTAKPPQAEVPGAVTPQPPASANPAAPTAPAAGASGAAVTPQTTSLAGQALVEASDCLRCHGMDRRYVGPSFRQIAARYQDRPDAAAYLARKIREGSVGEWGRTVMPRHPQVTEVQAQAMALWVLGLPIAEGGKSVSQQQ, encoded by the coding sequence ATGCAGCCAGACGATGACACCCCACCCCCCCGGCCCCGCTGGCTGGGGTGGGCGCTGATCGCCTTCGGGCTGCTGATCACCCTGGGCATGCTCAACCTGGGCGTACGCATGGTGCTCACGGCCAAGCCCCCGCAGGCCGAAGTACCGGGGGCCGTAACTCCGCAGCCACCGGCCTCTGCAAACCCTGCAGCCCCTACCGCTCCTGCAGCAGGGGCTTCTGGGGCCGCAGTAACCCCCCAAACCACCTCACTGGCCGGGCAAGCCTTGGTGGAAGCCAGCGATTGTTTGCGCTGCCACGGCATGGACCGCCGCTACGTCGGCCCATCCTTCCGCCAGATCGCCGCCCGCTACCAAGACCGCCCCGACGCCGCCGCCTACCTGGCCCGCAAGATCCGCGAGGGCAGTGTGGGTGAATGGGGGCGTACTGTGATGCCTCGGCATCCGCAGGTTACGGAAGTGCAGGCGCAGGCGATGGCGCTTTGGGTGCTGGGTTTGCCGATTGCGGAGGGAGGGAAGTCGGTCTCTCAGCAGCAGTGA